In the genome of Candidatus Nitrosotenuis sp. DW1, one region contains:
- a CDS encoding vWA domain-containing protein produces MQTLHLRNDTLVEIATFLARRWSEKDKITVEFSDKRETQTKLKENKISLVSPERLAGTDFDKYRQFRTAIWYEAMRIKFCKKILSNEHAFGFVLNTLETRRIELLGRKVWRGMDAEMIFNYAYQWLYRPQLANVLGKHRIVEAFYQYFLFGDIKGEMQPSYYDKITNASARAKEIVNEALEKKHDTEWIEKKIPEILKILDLDALVTIQLSIPWRGPGLLTTPQDFVKAVQKTAKNREADFGKIDIQNILESTSVAEEFKVLKDENRKNENKGLGTESVGIQIPGSTNVDETRIYDQDLISNLKTKFKEWKTSWSEQHVISGDEFDEDAYAEGYHSPFITDVKKSIKAKIVILLDHSSSIMDQQIQYKKATLALCEVLSFLKIKFSVYAFNTTQKQVVCWLVKPEDIKWNNASAKRLAQIDANGGTPLAEVYEKMYPSLRSKKPDIFLTLSDGEPSDPDAVRAMIKSLKALGIKMVAIGVGRDTFGATNIANNLKYLGYENTLAVSRLKDIPNRVLSVLSAE; encoded by the coding sequence ATGCAAACGCTACACCTAAGAAACGACACGCTGGTTGAGATTGCAACATTTCTTGCAAGACGCTGGTCTGAAAAGGACAAGATCACAGTCGAGTTCTCAGACAAAAGAGAAACGCAGACCAAGCTAAAGGAAAACAAGATCAGCCTTGTCTCCCCAGAGAGACTGGCCGGAACTGATTTTGACAAATACAGGCAGTTTCGAACAGCAATCTGGTACGAGGCAATGCGAATCAAGTTTTGCAAAAAAATCCTAAGCAACGAGCACGCATTTGGCTTTGTCCTAAACACGCTTGAGACGCGCAGAATAGAACTGCTCGGAAGAAAGGTCTGGCGCGGAATGGATGCGGAGATGATCTTCAACTACGCGTACCAGTGGCTATACAGGCCTCAGCTTGCAAACGTCCTTGGAAAGCACAGGATAGTCGAGGCGTTCTACCAGTACTTTTTGTTCGGTGACATAAAGGGCGAGATGCAGCCAAGCTACTACGACAAAATAACAAACGCATCAGCCCGCGCAAAAGAAATCGTAAATGAGGCACTTGAAAAAAAGCACGACACCGAATGGATTGAGAAAAAGATTCCAGAGATTTTGAAAATTTTGGATTTGGATGCGCTAGTCACCATACAGCTTTCAATTCCGTGGAGGGGCCCTGGCCTCCTGACAACGCCGCAGGACTTTGTAAAGGCGGTGCAAAAGACGGCAAAAAACAGGGAGGCTGATTTTGGAAAAATCGACATTCAGAACATTTTGGAGAGCACCTCAGTTGCAGAAGAGTTCAAGGTGCTAAAGGATGAAAACAGAAAAAACGAGAACAAGGGGCTTGGCACCGAGTCAGTCGGGATACAGATTCCGGGATCTACCAACGTGGACGAAACCAGGATTTACGACCAGGACCTGATCAGCAACCTAAAGACAAAGTTCAAGGAATGGAAGACCAGCTGGAGCGAGCAGCACGTCATATCGGGGGACGAGTTTGACGAGGATGCATATGCAGAAGGATATCATTCCCCGTTCATCACGGATGTAAAAAAATCAATCAAGGCAAAGATCGTTATTCTGCTTGATCACTCATCATCCATAATGGATCAGCAAATCCAGTACAAGAAGGCAACGCTTGCACTGTGCGAGGTGCTGTCATTTTTAAAAATAAAATTCTCAGTGTATGCGTTTAACACAACGCAAAAGCAGGTGGTGTGCTGGCTTGTAAAACCAGAGGACATCAAGTGGAACAATGCGTCTGCAAAGAGGCTTGCGCAGATTGACGCAAACGGGGGAACTCCGCTTGCAGAGGTCTACGAAAAGATGTATCCAAGCTTGCGCTCAAAAAAGCCAGACATATTTTTGACATTATCAGACGGCGAGCCGTCTGACCCGGACGCGGTGCGGGCCATGATAAAATCCCTAAAGGCACTTGGGATAAAGATGGTCGCAATCGGAGTCGGCAGGGACACGTTTGGCGCAACAAACATTGCAAACAACTTGAAGTATCTGGGATATGAGAACACACTTGCAGTGTCAAGGCTAAAGGACATCCCAAATAGGGTCCTTTCGGTTTTGAGTGCAGAGTAA